Proteins co-encoded in one Fusarium musae strain F31 chromosome 3, whole genome shotgun sequence genomic window:
- a CDS encoding hypothetical protein (EggNog:ENOG41) → MSHQFFTKRGMPVELEPTQRTTLVLFERIGGSVSLVAVLCIFVAYALVPKVRNVQNTFIVFASVANVGASVASIIALDGLELGVASPLCQAQSFMFHMFMQSDPWWSLAMAFNVFLVFFFRAKPDSFRRWWWIYCLICYGGPFAIAMALLVVRTPNRGLVFGEATIWCWVNQDWEGIRIYTYYMLVWVCIAGSIIFYFMVGYHVFHTRNQLRSLTASRSREPAPVEPPQPQAQRQVEFLSVPQDCFYGTIVTEVQVVHSTPSANQLPSEPKPAYTAGPSSPQVSFDENPQVVQGSHSHYFSTSISPGIGSRERERTRISPLRRIASATNRTINKFVIDDPIKRAYLRTSFLFALSVLVTWIPSSLNRIHSWLVGTSPYEYHVATAAVLPLQGLWNAVIFFVTSGKPLREWYRNLRHPQALDREMIETRVEHDEHVGRSDESFLDDTDSGSDVELRRMGEAPGKRSTSL, encoded by the exons ATGAGTCACCAGTTCTTCACGAAGAGAGGCATGCCCGTTGAACTCGAGCCGACTCAGAGGACGACGCTGGTGCTGTTTGAGCGAATAGGAGGCTCTGTCAGCTTGGTCGCTGTCCTCTGTATCTTCGTCGCGTATGCGCTTGTGCCCAAAGTTCGAAATGTTCAAAACACCTTTATCGTGTTTGCGAGCGTCGCGAATGTTGGTGCCAGTGTTGCGAGTATCATCGCCTTGGATGGGTTGGAACTAGGCGTCGCTTCACCTCTTTGTCAGGCACAGAGTTTCATGTTTCATAT GTTCATGCAGTCTGATCCTTGGTGGTCTCTGGCCATGGCATTCAacgtcttcctcgtcttcttcttccgcgCCAAACCCGACTCATTCCGAAGATGGTGGTGGATATATTGTCTCATTTGTTACGGTGGACCTTTTGCTATTGCCATGGCGTTGCTTGTGGTTAGAACCCCCAACCGCGGCCTTGTGTTTGGTGAGGCCACT ATCTGGTGCTGGGTTAACCAGGACTGGGAAGGCATCCGTATATATACCTACTATATGCTCGTCTGGGTCTGTATCGCTGGTTCGATCATCTTCTACTTCATGGTTGGATATCATGTCTTCCATACTCGGAACCAACTCAGGAGTTTGACTGCCTCAAGGAGCAGAGAGCCAGCCCCCGTTGAGCCACCCCAGCCCCAAGCT CAACGCCAAGTCGAGTTCCTGTCGGTCCCTCAAGACTGCTTCTACGGCACTATCGTCACCGAAGTCCAGGTCGTTCACTCGACACCCTCAGCGAACCAACTCCCCAGTGAACCTAAGCCCGCTTACACTGCTGGTCCATCGTCACCTCAGGTCTCCTTTGACGAGAACCCACAAGTTGTGCAGGGATCCCACAGTCACTACTTCTCGACCTCTATATCTCCTGGTATTGGCAGcagagagcgagagcgaaCTAGAATATCCCCTCTCCGTCGCATAGCATCAGCAACAAACCGAACAATCAACAAATTCGTCATCGACGATCCCATCAAGCGGGCGTACTTACGCACGAGTTTCCTTTTCGCCCTTAGTGTGCTGGTGACTTGGATCCCGAGCAGTCTGAACCGCATCCACAGCTGGCTCGTCGGTACCTCGCCCTACGAGTACCACGTCGCCACGGCCGCCGTCCTTCCCCTCCAAGGGCTCTGGAACGCGGTTATCTTCTTTGTGACGAGTGGGAAACCTCTTCGAGAGTGGTACAGAAACCTACGCCACCCTCAGGCCCTGGATAGAGAGATGATCGAGACACGGGTTGAGCATGATGAGCATGTTGGAAGAAGCGACGAGAGTTTCCTGGACGACACAGACTCCGGTAGTGACGTTGAGCTGCGAAGAATGGGAGAGGCGCCGGGCAAGAGATCGACGAGTCTTTGA
- a CDS encoding hypothetical protein (EggNog:ENOG41) gives MPELSDLRALYASYKPVFAPENRSIKRSRRRPTEAQPSDDVEDDTATQDVNLDDGEMFSQLCAVTNLVKEGPRSGLFISHVNIVDGVIRVFRKWLAKMASRQDKFQSDSENIIWIDTHNTVGIRFSVAPAASETMPLISGPDDDPPVHYKLVYEELLIRTSSLLLAVEQSAVQEIGNSGKTLVIHGAAM, from the exons ATGCCCGAGCTGTCTGACCTGAGAGCGTTGTATGCCTCTTATAAGCCCGTCTTCGCTCCCGAGAACCGAAGTATCAAAAGGAGCCGGAGACGTCCCACGGAGGCGCAGCCCTCTGATGACGTTGAAGATGATACCGCCACCCAAGATGTGaaccttgatgatggggaAATGTTCTCTCAGCTTTGTGCCGTTACGAACCTTGTCAAGGAGGGCCCAAGGAGCGGACTGTTCATAAGCCATGTTAACATTGTCGATGGGGTCATCCGCGTCTTCCGAAAGTGGCTCGCCAAGATGGCCAGTAGACAGGATAAATTCCAGTCCGACTCTGAGAATATCATCTGGATTGATACGCACAATACCGTTGGAATACGATTCAGTGTTGCACCGGCAGCATCTGAAACGATGCCACTGATTTCAGGTCCAGATGATGATCCACCAGTTCACTACAAGCTTGTATACGAAG AATTGCTCATAAGAACGAGTAGTCTCCTCCTGGCCGTGGAGCAATCTGCGGTGCAGGAAATTGGAAACTCTGGAAAGACTCTTGTGATTCACGGCGCAGCCATGTAA